One Streptomyces sp. V4I8 genomic window carries:
- a CDS encoding carbohydrate ABC transporter permease, translating into MSVLEKVRPAASRPPAVAREPRVTDENGRRIRVWELVLRYLLLLAVLALTVGPFLWQLSTSLKGPTEDIFSSPPKFLPGDPTLHNYERVADTIPVWDYALNSLKVATANVVTNCVGSALAGYALARLRYRGRRAATLAFILAMLVPVEGIIIAQFTTMRELGLNNTLIGVVLPGCVSALNVLLMRNAFLNLPYEIEEAAYVDGANVWQRFLRIAVPSVKGTLAVVAIFAFMGAWDDFLWPLIVLSDPSRFTLTIGLNYLHGTFANDERLVAAGTIIAVAPLIALFACLQRYFFRGVGEGAVKG; encoded by the coding sequence ATGAGCGTGCTGGAGAAGGTACGGCCCGCCGCTTCGAGGCCGCCGGCCGTCGCGCGAGAACCCCGTGTCACCGACGAGAACGGCCGGCGCATCCGGGTGTGGGAGCTCGTCCTGCGCTATCTGCTGCTGCTCGCCGTGCTCGCCCTCACCGTCGGCCCGTTCCTCTGGCAGCTGTCGACCTCGCTCAAGGGGCCCACCGAGGACATCTTCAGCTCCCCGCCGAAGTTCCTGCCCGGCGACCCCACCCTGCACAACTACGAGCGCGTCGCCGACACCATCCCCGTCTGGGACTACGCCCTCAACTCGCTGAAGGTCGCCACGGCCAACGTCGTCACCAACTGTGTCGGCTCGGCACTCGCCGGCTACGCCCTCGCCCGGCTGCGCTACCGGGGCCGCCGCGCGGCCACCCTGGCCTTCATCCTCGCGATGCTCGTGCCCGTCGAGGGCATCATCATCGCCCAGTTCACCACCATGCGGGAGCTCGGCCTCAACAACACCCTCATCGGTGTCGTACTGCCCGGCTGCGTCAGCGCCCTGAACGTCCTGCTGATGCGCAACGCCTTCCTCAACCTGCCGTACGAGATCGAGGAGGCGGCCTACGTCGACGGGGCCAACGTCTGGCAGCGGTTCCTGCGCATCGCGGTGCCGTCCGTGAAGGGCACCCTCGCCGTCGTCGCGATCTTCGCCTTCATGGGCGCCTGGGACGACTTCCTGTGGCCGCTCATCGTGCTGAGCGACCCGTCCAGGTTCACGCTGACCATCGGCCTCAACTATCTGCACGGCACCTTCGCCAACGACGAACGACTGGTCGCCGCCGGCACGATCATCGCCGTGGCGCCGCTGATCGCCCTCTTCGCCTGTCTCCAGCGGTACTTCTTCCGCGGCGTGGGCGAGGGCGCCGTAAAGGGCTGA
- a CDS encoding carbohydrate ABC transporter permease — protein MATSTVSRAGRPAPKAGRPVQRVRRQLPTSPWLFAAPGLLIIGAFILYPFVSTVVNSFTDRRTLIPGEFVGLANFRELLGDEMFWIGLRNSSLYVLGVVPALVILPLLLALLVQKNIPGITFFRSAFYTPVVASIVVVGLIWVWLLDERGLVNSLLETIGVGRVGFLSDQWLLLLSAMAVTVWKGLGYYMIIYLAALANVPRELHEAAAVDGAGAIRRFLTVTVPAVRSTMVLVGALSSVAAFKVFSEVYLMAGPSGGPAGEDTTLVMLVQRTGTGLTGRVGYASAISVVVFVVTVALMLLVLRADRRDES, from the coding sequence ATGGCCACCTCGACCGTCTCCCGGGCAGGGCGCCCGGCGCCGAAGGCGGGGCGCCCGGTGCAGCGGGTGCGACGCCAACTGCCCACCAGCCCCTGGCTGTTCGCCGCGCCGGGCCTGCTGATCATCGGCGCCTTCATCCTGTACCCGTTCGTCTCGACGGTGGTCAACTCCTTCACCGACCGCCGCACCCTGATCCCGGGCGAGTTCGTGGGCCTCGCCAACTTCCGTGAACTGCTCGGCGACGAGATGTTCTGGATCGGCCTGCGCAACAGCTCGCTGTACGTCCTCGGAGTCGTGCCCGCGCTGGTGATCCTGCCGCTGCTGCTCGCGCTGCTCGTGCAGAAGAACATCCCCGGCATCACCTTTTTCCGCTCCGCCTTCTACACCCCGGTCGTCGCCTCGATCGTGGTCGTCGGACTGATCTGGGTGTGGCTGCTCGACGAGCGCGGTCTGGTGAACTCCCTGCTGGAGACGATCGGGGTCGGCCGCGTCGGCTTCCTCAGCGACCAGTGGCTGCTCCTGCTCAGCGCCATGGCCGTGACGGTCTGGAAGGGCCTCGGCTACTACATGATCATTTATCTGGCCGCGCTCGCCAACGTGCCGCGCGAACTGCACGAGGCGGCGGCCGTGGACGGAGCGGGAGCCATCCGGCGCTTCCTCACGGTCACCGTGCCCGCCGTCCGCTCCACCATGGTCCTGGTCGGGGCGCTGTCCTCGGTCGCCGCCTTCAAGGTGTTCTCCGAGGTGTATCTGATGGCCGGCCCGAGCGGCGGACCGGCGGGCGAGGACACCACCCTCGTCATGCTCGTCCAGCGCACCGGCACCGGCCTGACCGGCCGGGTCGGCTACGCCTCCGCCATCTCGGTCGTCGTCTTCGTCGTCACCGTCGCCCTGATGCTGCTCGTGCTGCGCGCCGACCGGAGGGACGAGTCATGA
- a CDS encoding glycosyl hydrolase: MPSAVRFGVNYTPSEGWFHHWLDFDLDSVRADLDSIAALGLDHIRVFPLWPYFQPNRTLIRPRAVEHLVELVDAAAERGLDVNVDGLQGHLSSFDFLPAWTRTWHRRNLFTDPDVVDGQAAYLRTLAASLAGRPGFLGMTLGNEVNQFSARPHPDPDRATEAEIDRWLSRMLAACEEGAPGRLHLHAEYDATWYQDDQPFTPAQAARLGAVTAVHSWVFNGTAQRHGRTSVPSEHHAAYLVELSKAWADDPHRPVWLQEVGAPAPLIPPEHAAAFTEATIANTLDCPDLWGITWWCSHDVSRELADFPELEYGLGLLTNDRKPKDTARVLERAAREAPRTPEPRTTALIVPADPSTRSLCAPGGPVFDAYFRLAADGVRPTTVLDTRAADQEHLLARGITEVVAPDQVLPTPQGGTRS, encoded by the coding sequence ATGCCTTCTGCCGTGCGCTTCGGCGTCAACTACACCCCGAGCGAAGGGTGGTTCCACCACTGGCTCGACTTCGACCTCGACTCCGTACGCGCCGACCTCGACTCCATCGCGGCGCTGGGCCTCGACCACATCCGGGTCTTCCCGCTGTGGCCGTACTTCCAGCCCAACCGCACCCTGATCCGTCCCAGGGCCGTCGAGCACCTCGTCGAGCTCGTCGACGCCGCCGCCGAACGCGGCCTCGACGTCAACGTGGACGGACTGCAAGGCCACTTGAGCAGCTTCGACTTCCTGCCGGCCTGGACCCGGACCTGGCACCGCCGCAACCTCTTCACCGACCCGGACGTCGTCGACGGCCAGGCCGCCTACCTGCGCACACTCGCCGCCTCCCTGGCCGGCCGGCCGGGCTTCCTCGGCATGACCCTCGGCAACGAGGTCAACCAGTTCTCGGCGAGACCGCACCCCGACCCCGACCGGGCGACCGAGGCGGAGATCGACCGCTGGCTGTCCCGCATGCTCGCCGCCTGCGAGGAGGGCGCCCCCGGGCGGCTGCACCTGCACGCCGAGTACGACGCCACCTGGTACCAGGACGACCAGCCGTTCACGCCCGCCCAGGCCGCCCGGCTCGGCGCCGTCACCGCCGTGCACTCCTGGGTCTTCAACGGCACCGCCCAGCGCCACGGCCGCACCTCGGTGCCGAGCGAGCACCACGCCGCGTACCTCGTCGAGCTGAGCAAGGCCTGGGCCGACGACCCGCACCGCCCCGTCTGGCTCCAGGAGGTCGGCGCGCCCGCACCCCTGATCCCGCCCGAGCACGCCGCAGCATTCACCGAGGCGACCATCGCGAACACCCTGGACTGCCCCGACCTGTGGGGCATCACCTGGTGGTGCTCCCACGACGTGTCCCGTGAGCTGGCCGACTTCCCCGAACTCGAATACGGGCTCGGGCTGTTGACCAACGACAGAAAGCCGAAGGACACGGCACGGGTGCTGGAGCGTGCGGCCAGGGAGGCGCCGCGGACGCCCGAGCCGCGTACGACAGCGCTGATCGTCCCCGCCGATCCGTCCACCCGCTCTCTCTGCGCCCCGGGCGGCCCGGTCTTCGACGCCTATTTCCGGCTGGCCGCCGACGGCGTCCGCCCCACCACCGTCCTCGACACGCGTGCCGCCGACCAGGAACACCTCCTGGCGCGCGGCATCACCGAGGTCGTCGCTCCCGATCAGGTACTCCCCACCCCACAAGGAGGAACCCGCTCGTGA
- a CDS encoding alpha-mannosidase — MHDDRSLVEARLKRVLDERVRPAVYPESVPLDVAVWHAPDEPVPVAEGLAADPEPIEVGARWGAPWGTSWFRVTGTVPEAWAGKTVEALLDLGFDENMPGFQCEGLVYRPDGTPVKGLNPRNQWVRVGAPVAGGEQVRLHIEAASNPVILDYHPFLPTRLGDKETAGSEPQYTLTRMDLAVFDETVWQLVLDLEVLGELMAELPVESARRWEILRAVERALDAIDLQDVGGTAARARQRLADVLAAPAVPSAHRISAVGHAHIDSAWLWPLRETVRKVARTTSNMTTLIEDEPDFVFAMSQAQQWAWVKEHRPEVWARVKKAVADGRFVPAGGMWVESDTNMPGSEAMARQFVHGKRFFLDEFGIENDEAWLPDTFGFAAGLPQIIKAAGSKWLLTQKISWSQTNRFPHHTFQWEGIDGTRILTHFPPVDTYNCSMKGSEIAHAARNFKDKGVARHSLAPTGWGDGGGGTTREMIAKAARLRDLEGSATVVWETPEAFFRKAEAEYPDPPVWVGELYLELHRATLTSQAGTKQGNRRSEHLLREAELWAATATVRTGFPYPYEELDRIWKTVLLHQFHDILPGSSIAWVHREARKTYERIAEELTGIIRAAQQALAGEGERLLTFNAAPHTRGGVPAGGARPAAPQGRTRVTPRPDGGHVLDNGLLRVEIDGRGLVVSVYDIEADRETIAPGSAANLLQLHSDFPNMWDAWDVDEFYRNTVTDLTDARKVDENGDGVRVVRAFGSSRVTQRLSLAPGDKRLLVDTVVDWHETEKFLKLAFPLDVHAERYASETQFGHFHRPTHTNTSWEAAKFEACNHRFVHLEEPGWGVAVVNDSTYGHDVTRTVRTDGDRGTTTTVRVSLLRAPRFPDPETDQGVHRFRHALVPGAGIGDAVREGWRINLPERRVTGGVDEVAPLVTVDQDAVVVTAVKLADDGSGDVVVRLHEAHGGRVRATLTPGFEVADVVATDLLERPLPETPEYDGRRVALRLRPFELVTLRLRRAS, encoded by the coding sequence ATGCATGACGACCGCAGCCTGGTCGAAGCCCGTCTCAAGCGCGTCCTCGACGAGCGCGTCCGACCCGCCGTGTACCCCGAGTCCGTGCCGCTGGACGTCGCGGTGTGGCACGCGCCCGATGAGCCGGTGCCCGTCGCCGAGGGGCTCGCGGCCGACCCCGAGCCGATCGAGGTGGGTGCGCGCTGGGGTGCTCCGTGGGGCACCAGCTGGTTCCGGGTCACCGGGACCGTGCCCGAGGCGTGGGCCGGGAAGACGGTCGAGGCGCTCCTCGACCTCGGGTTCGACGAGAACATGCCCGGCTTCCAGTGCGAGGGCCTGGTCTACCGGCCCGACGGCACCCCGGTGAAGGGGCTCAACCCACGCAACCAGTGGGTGCGGGTCGGCGCCCCGGTGGCGGGCGGGGAGCAGGTCCGGCTGCACATCGAAGCGGCCTCCAACCCTGTCATCCTCGACTACCACCCCTTCCTGCCCACGCGGTTGGGCGACAAGGAGACCGCCGGCAGCGAACCGCAGTACACGCTCACCCGCATGGACCTCGCCGTCTTCGACGAGACGGTGTGGCAGCTCGTGCTCGACCTGGAGGTGCTCGGCGAGCTGATGGCCGAGCTGCCGGTGGAGTCGGCCCGGCGCTGGGAGATCCTGCGGGCGGTGGAGAGGGCGCTGGACGCGATCGACCTCCAGGACGTGGGCGGCACGGCGGCGCGGGCGCGGCAGCGACTGGCCGACGTGCTGGCCGCCCCCGCAGTGCCGTCCGCCCACCGCATCAGCGCCGTCGGGCACGCCCACATCGACTCGGCGTGGCTGTGGCCGCTGCGCGAGACCGTGCGCAAGGTGGCCCGGACGACCTCCAACATGACCACGCTCATCGAGGACGAGCCCGACTTCGTCTTCGCCATGTCCCAGGCCCAGCAGTGGGCGTGGGTGAAGGAGCACCGGCCCGAGGTGTGGGCGCGAGTGAAGAAGGCGGTGGCGGACGGGCGGTTCGTGCCGGCCGGCGGGATGTGGGTGGAGTCGGACACCAACATGCCCGGGTCGGAGGCGATGGCCCGGCAGTTCGTGCACGGCAAGCGGTTCTTCCTCGACGAGTTCGGCATCGAGAACGACGAGGCCTGGCTGCCCGACACCTTCGGCTTCGCCGCCGGACTGCCCCAGATCATCAAGGCCGCGGGTTCCAAGTGGCTGCTGACGCAGAAGATCTCCTGGTCCCAGACCAACAGGTTCCCGCACCACACCTTCCAGTGGGAGGGCATCGACGGCACCCGGATCCTCACCCACTTCCCGCCCGTCGACACCTACAACTGCTCGATGAAGGGCAGCGAGATCGCCCACGCGGCCCGTAACTTCAAGGACAAGGGAGTCGCCCGGCACTCCCTCGCCCCCACCGGCTGGGGGGACGGAGGCGGCGGCACCACCCGCGAGATGATCGCCAAGGCGGCCAGGCTCCGCGACCTGGAAGGCTCCGCCACCGTCGTGTGGGAGACCCCGGAGGCCTTCTTCCGGAAGGCCGAGGCCGAATACCCCGACCCGCCCGTCTGGGTGGGCGAGCTCTACCTCGAGCTCCACCGCGCCACCCTCACCAGCCAGGCCGGGACCAAACAGGGCAACCGCCGCAGCGAACACCTCCTGCGCGAGGCCGAACTCTGGGCCGCGACGGCCACCGTACGGACCGGATTCCCTTACCCGTACGAGGAGTTGGACCGCATCTGGAAGACGGTTCTGCTGCACCAGTTCCACGACATCCTGCCGGGGTCGTCGATCGCCTGGGTGCACCGGGAGGCGCGAAAGACGTACGAGCGGATCGCCGAGGAGCTGACCGGGATCATCCGCGCGGCCCAGCAGGCCCTGGCGGGGGAGGGGGAGCGGCTCCTGACGTTCAACGCCGCCCCCCACACCCGCGGCGGTGTCCCGGCGGGCGGCGCACGCCCAGCCGCGCCCCAGGGACGGACGCGGGTCACGCCACGGCCCGACGGCGGTCACGTCCTGGACAACGGCCTGCTGCGCGTCGAGATCGACGGACGGGGCCTGGTGGTGTCCGTGTACGACATCGAGGCCGACCGCGAGACGATCGCGCCGGGCAGCGCCGCGAACCTCCTCCAACTCCACTCCGACTTCCCGAACATGTGGGACGCCTGGGACGTCGACGAGTTCTACCGCAACACGGTCACCGACCTGACCGACGCGAGGAAGGTCGACGAGAACGGGGACGGAGTCCGGGTCGTACGGGCCTTCGGCTCGTCCCGCGTCACGCAGCGACTTAGCCTCGCGCCGGGCGACAAGCGTCTGCTCGTCGACACGGTGGTGGACTGGCACGAGACGGAGAAGTTCCTGAAGCTGGCCTTCCCGCTGGACGTGCACGCGGAGCGGTACGCCTCGGAGACCCAGTTCGGGCACTTCCACCGTCCCACGCACACCAACACCAGCTGGGAGGCGGCCAAGTTCGAGGCCTGTAACCACCGCTTCGTCCATCTGGAGGAGCCGGGCTGGGGAGTCGCCGTCGTCAACGACTCGACGTACGGCCATGACGTGACCCGCACGGTCCGCACCGACGGCGACCGCGGTACGACGACCACCGTCCGCGTCTCCCTCCTGCGCGCCCCGCGCTTCCCGGACCCCGAGACCGACCAGGGCGTCCACCGCTTCCGGCACGCCCTGGTGCCGGGCGCGGGCATCGGGGACGCGGTGCGCGAGGGCTGGCGGATCAACCTGCCCGAACGGCGGGTGACGGGCGGCGTCGACGAGGTGGCGCCCCTGGTCACCGTCGATCAGGACGCGGTCGTCGTCACCGCCGTCAAGCTGGCCGACGACGGCAGCGGAGACGTGGTGGTGCGCCTCCACGAGGCCCACGGCGGCCGGGTACGGGCCACCCTGACGCCGGGCTTCGAGGTCGCGGACGTCGTCGCGACGGACCTGCTGGAACGCCCGCTGCCCGAGACACCGGAGTACGACGGCCGGCGCGTCGCCCTGCGGCTGCGGCCCTTCGAACTCGTGACGCTGCGACTGCGGCGGGCCTCCTAG
- a CDS encoding N-acetylmuramoyl-L-alanine amidase, protein MKLVTRAQLGWPTSAAPPQTSAKGVKVHYEGATVSVKLLDDHDLCIAKWKAIRKDHLANPKENYSDIAYNYGACPHGHLLEGRGLGRRTGANGNQELNRAHYAICGLVGSKGLTEPTDAMLGAIRDGIELLRRHGAGKEIKGHRDGLATACPGEHLYAWVRKGAPRPGGSPTVPGPRPVVDLSKVIAAALHDPDKAGTPVSYAAVRTVEKALVAEGLLDAGYADGHFGGATVKAYSAWQHRCGFTGADANGIPGQVSLDRLGAAHDFDVRP, encoded by the coding sequence TTGAAGCTCGTCACACGAGCCCAGCTCGGCTGGCCGACGTCCGCCGCACCCCCACAGACCTCGGCCAAGGGCGTGAAGGTCCACTACGAGGGCGCGACGGTCAGCGTGAAACTCCTCGACGACCATGACCTGTGCATCGCCAAGTGGAAGGCGATCCGCAAGGACCATCTGGCCAACCCGAAGGAGAACTACTCGGACATCGCCTACAACTACGGCGCCTGCCCGCACGGTCATCTCCTGGAGGGGCGCGGTCTCGGCAGGCGCACCGGGGCCAACGGCAACCAGGAACTCAACCGCGCCCACTACGCGATCTGCGGCCTGGTCGGCTCGAAGGGCCTCACCGAGCCGACGGACGCGATGCTGGGCGCGATCCGCGACGGCATCGAGTTGCTGCGCCGGCACGGTGCCGGCAAGGAGATCAAGGGGCACCGGGACGGACTGGCCACCGCGTGTCCGGGCGAGCACCTGTACGCGTGGGTGCGGAAAGGGGCGCCGCGCCCCGGCGGTTCGCCGACCGTGCCGGGTCCGCGTCCGGTCGTCGATCTGTCGAAGGTGATCGCCGCGGCCCTGCACGACCCGGACAAGGCGGGCACACCGGTGTCGTACGCGGCCGTACGGACCGTGGAGAAGGCGCTCGTCGCGGAGGGCCTCCTCGACGCCGGGTACGCCGACGGCCACTTCGGCGGGGCGACCGTCAAGGCGTACTCCGCCTGGCAGCACCGGTGCGGCTTCACCGGCGCGGACGCCAACGGCATCCCCGGTCAGGTGTCACTGGACCGACTCGGCGCGGCCCACGACTTCGACGTGCGGCCGTAG
- a CDS encoding ABC transporter substrate-binding protein, giving the protein MPISRRTFAAAAVCALLPLSACGSGTDDGGSSDASGRIEGDITFQTWNLRANFKDYFEGLIADFEKKYPGTNVKWIDQPAEGYADKISADAAGGTLPDVVNVSPDLVAPLAKAGLALDLDKAASQYRKEYLSGAWASHRIPGMTGTYAFPWYLNTGPLFYNKSLFKEAGLDAEQPPKTYDELFAAALKMAEKTDGKVATLANVPTVEDFGRYGVELMNKEGTAFTFNDAKGVELLTKYKELYDAKALDPQALTATPESSGKKFLTGAVAMNPGSALDLGNFKKQAPNLYKNIGITDQITSTGHVNMYVMGVMVNAQTKRAPAAVAFAHYVTDAEHQMSFAKQVAIFPSTAGSLDDPYFTKEDGTDETRVRVAAAKSLKNAVNYTPVLFSEQMKTELRNEVAKALQGKESPKQALDNAVEACNRLLQQQG; this is encoded by the coding sequence GTGCCCATTTCCCGCAGAACCTTCGCCGCTGCCGCCGTCTGTGCCCTACTGCCGCTCAGTGCCTGCGGCTCCGGAACCGACGACGGCGGCTCGTCCGACGCCTCCGGCAGGATCGAGGGCGACATCACCTTCCAGACCTGGAACCTCCGCGCCAACTTCAAGGACTACTTCGAGGGCCTGATCGCCGACTTCGAGAAGAAGTACCCCGGCACGAACGTCAAGTGGATCGACCAGCCCGCCGAGGGCTACGCCGACAAGATCAGCGCCGATGCCGCGGGCGGTACCCTGCCCGACGTCGTCAATGTGTCCCCCGACCTGGTCGCGCCCCTCGCCAAGGCCGGCCTCGCGCTCGACCTCGACAAGGCGGCGTCCCAGTACAGGAAGGAGTACCTGTCCGGCGCCTGGGCCAGCCATCGGATACCGGGCATGACGGGCACGTACGCCTTCCCCTGGTACCTCAACACCGGCCCGCTCTTCTACAACAAGTCCCTCTTCAAGGAGGCGGGACTCGACGCCGAGCAGCCGCCGAAGACGTACGACGAGCTATTCGCCGCCGCGCTGAAGATGGCGGAGAAGACCGACGGCAAGGTCGCCACCCTCGCCAACGTGCCCACCGTCGAGGACTTCGGCCGCTACGGCGTCGAGCTCATGAACAAGGAGGGCACCGCCTTCACCTTCAACGACGCCAAGGGAGTCGAACTCCTCACCAAGTACAAGGAGTTGTACGACGCCAAGGCCCTCGACCCGCAGGCGCTGACCGCAACCCCCGAGTCGTCCGGCAAGAAGTTCCTCACGGGCGCGGTCGCCATGAACCCGGGCAGCGCACTGGACCTCGGCAACTTCAAGAAGCAGGCGCCGAACCTGTACAAGAACATCGGCATCACCGACCAGATCACCAGCACCGGCCACGTCAACATGTACGTGATGGGCGTGATGGTCAACGCGCAGACCAAGCGGGCGCCCGCAGCGGTCGCCTTCGCGCACTACGTCACCGACGCCGAGCACCAGATGTCGTTCGCCAAGCAGGTCGCGATCTTCCCCAGCACCGCCGGCTCGCTCGACGACCCGTACTTCACCAAGGAGGACGGCACCGACGAGACGCGGGTGCGGGTCGCCGCGGCCAAGTCGCTGAAGAACGCGGTCAACTACACGCCCGTGCTGTTCAGCGAGCAGATGAAGACCGAGCTGCGCAACGAGGTCGCCAAGGCCTTGCAGGGCAAGGAGAGCCCCAAGCAAGCTCTTGACAACGCTGTCGAGGCCTGCAATCGGCTTCTTCAGCAGCAGGGATAG
- a CDS encoding endo-beta-N-acetylglucosaminidase yields the protein MNPTRRTVLLAGATAALLPSLPAAAEPKAGHAKATALQPYASYWYPDSLPSGSPGTGITWRSLKSWRAADDPDLAFNAATVPLASRFTPTPTNSTARAGQARIQSLVSFGSTAGNPSQGSATADYYALTHWAYIDELVFWGGSSGEGLVLAPNAPIVDAAHRHGVPVLGNIFLPPVAYGGQLRWTRDLVQKDAAGRYPLAERLVAVAEAYGFDGWFVNAETSGGNAALGADMLGFLRELKARAKARGQRVTWYDSMTVNGSVSWQGALDSQNEAFFQAADDMFVDFRWTAAKLASSGQRAGQLGRSRYELWAGVDVEANGWNSSVNWDAIVPRDKAHVVSVGFYRPEWTRNHLPPDERGPGDFHAADDRFWSGRSLDPSRPDGTDSWRAPSVSVADRSTVASVPFASVFNTGHGLRWYEDGEVTSDVPWNHLGLQDRLPSRRWVVHTEGQRPAVNFDFADAWCGGSSVLVEGELDEPAVLDVYATRLPVTVDTVVELTHRTDAGRVNVELAVATAEPSGPGATPPYTYLPVNSVNSKKRRKAGQGTVAVNSVNGWEIVSVPLTGLTGIAHAIGIRLTATDAGPVRWRLGGLAVRNAPHTPGAPSGLRITAASGGDLRYAWNPAAGDVRHYTLHRLLPDGTRRFLGGTCQRAFFVGGLRPEQGEQAARFELRAVGELYTTSDPVNVTHAW from the coding sequence GTGAACCCCACCAGACGTACCGTCCTGCTTGCCGGCGCCACGGCCGCACTGCTGCCCTCGCTGCCGGCGGCGGCCGAGCCCAAGGCCGGGCACGCCAAAGCCACCGCGCTCCAGCCGTACGCCTCCTACTGGTACCCGGACTCGCTGCCCTCCGGCAGCCCCGGCACCGGCATCACCTGGCGCAGCCTGAAGTCCTGGCGTGCGGCCGACGACCCGGACCTCGCCTTCAACGCGGCGACCGTCCCGCTCGCATCGCGCTTCACCCCGACCCCGACGAACTCGACCGCTCGCGCGGGTCAGGCCCGTATCCAGTCCCTGGTGTCCTTCGGGTCCACGGCCGGCAATCCCTCCCAGGGCTCGGCCACCGCCGACTACTACGCCCTCACCCACTGGGCGTACATCGACGAGCTGGTCTTCTGGGGCGGCTCGTCGGGGGAGGGGCTGGTGCTCGCGCCGAACGCGCCGATCGTCGACGCCGCCCACCGGCACGGGGTGCCCGTCCTCGGCAACATCTTCCTGCCGCCCGTCGCCTACGGCGGGCAGTTGCGGTGGACCCGTGACCTGGTGCAGAAGGACGCGGCCGGTCGGTATCCGCTGGCCGAACGGCTGGTCGCGGTCGCGGAGGCGTACGGGTTCGACGGGTGGTTCGTCAACGCCGAGACCAGTGGCGGGAACGCCGCGCTGGGTGCGGACATGCTGGGTTTCCTGCGGGAGCTGAAGGCACGCGCCAAGGCCAGGGGGCAGCGGGTGACCTGGTACGACTCGATGACGGTGAACGGGAGCGTGAGCTGGCAGGGGGCGCTCGACTCGCAGAACGAGGCATTCTTCCAGGCCGCCGACGACATGTTCGTCGACTTCCGGTGGACCGCGGCGAAGCTGGCGTCGTCGGGGCAGCGGGCCGGACAACTGGGGCGCAGCCGCTACGAGTTGTGGGCGGGCGTCGATGTCGAGGCGAACGGCTGGAACTCGTCCGTGAACTGGGACGCGATCGTGCCGCGCGACAAGGCGCATGTGGTGTCGGTCGGGTTCTACCGGCCCGAGTGGACGCGGAATCACCTGCCGCCGGACGAGCGGGGCCCGGGGGACTTCCATGCCGCCGACGACCGGTTCTGGAGCGGGCGGTCGCTGGATCCGTCGCGGCCGGACGGTACGGACAGCTGGCGGGCGCCGTCCGTGTCGGTCGCCGATCGGTCGACGGTCGCGTCGGTGCCGTTCGCGAGCGTGTTCAACACCGGGCACGGGCTGCGGTGGTACGAGGACGGGGAGGTGACGTCGGACGTGCCATGGAACCATCTGGGGCTGCAGGACCGGCTGCCGTCCCGGCGCTGGGTCGTACACACCGAGGGGCAGCGCCCCGCTGTGAACTTCGACTTCGCGGACGCGTGGTGCGGCGGGAGCAGTGTGCTCGTCGAGGGTGAACTGGACGAGCCCGCGGTCCTGGATGTGTATGCGACACGGCTGCCGGTCACTGTTGACACGGTTGTCGAGCTGACGCACCGGACCGATGCGGGCCGTGTGAACGTCGAGTTGGCGGTGGCCACGGCCGAGCCGAGCGGGCCGGGGGCGACACCGCCGTACACGTATCTGCCTGTGAACTCGGTCAACAGCAAGAAGAGGCGGAAGGCCGGACAGGGCACCGTCGCTGTGAACTCGGTCAACGGCTGGGAGATCGTGTCCGTCCCGCTCACAGGCCTGACCGGCATCGCACACGCGATCGGCATCCGGCTCACCGCGACCGATGCCGGCCCCGTCCGCTGGCGGCTCGGCGGCCTTGCCGTCCGCAACGCCCCGCACACGCCCGGCGCCCCCTCCGGCCTCCGGATCACCGCGGCGTCGGGCGGCGACCTGCGCTACGCCTGGAACCCGGCAGCCGGCGACGTACGCCACTACACCCTCCACCGCCTCCTCCCCGACGGCACCAGGCGTTTCCTCGGTGGCACCTGCCAGCGCGCGTTCTTCGTCGGCGGCCTGCGACCCGAACAGGGTGAACAGGCGGCGCGGTTCGAACTACGCGCCGTAGGGGAGCTCTACACCACGTCGGACCCCGTGAACGTCACCCACGCCTGGTAA